The following are encoded together in the Ooceraea biroi isolate clonal line C1 chromosome 2, Obir_v5.4, whole genome shotgun sequence genome:
- the LOC105282755 gene encoding uncharacterized protein LOC105282755: MYRQILVDARDLIYQHILWQLDPEGSLIDFELLTLTYGMACAPFLALRVIKQLASDEGSRFPRAALILLEKIYVDDVVFGDDDPEILRQIRDQLIELLRRGGFELRKWASNAQVALSFPAEPPSTKRSILSNIAKIYDPLGWVTPVTITAKILMQQLWREKIEWDAGVPEPLLTRWRQIYSKLSALHDVKLVRWNSLGPDVVQSELHGFADASNVAYAAVVYLRTVDRSGAVTVTLLAAKSRVAPLKTLTVPRLELSAAVLLSKLLRFVLVLAWLCTHPSRWKTFVANRAAEIQSHLPGVKWRHVPTAENPADCASRGLLGDELIPHPLWWRGPPWLHRGVDTWSETDASFAETEPLEAKPTCLHANEAIDSSEIASRFSSWPKLIRVTAYIFRFIARCRRAAVNPPDCSSLALSGSECLAARTFWLRRVQAEIFSTEISSLKANRGLSPKSPILALSPFLDRDGLLRVGGRLSRAPIPFNMQHPLLLASHPIARLIVDQAHKRSLHAGVQLTMSTLRREFWIIHARSFVRSILAKCVICARERAAVPSQLMGDLPAVRVSAPARCFLHVGLDYAGPVLTRASPGRGIATRKSYIVLFICLATRAIHLDSVSDYSTSAFLAAFSRFCSRRGLPASIYSDNGTTFVGADRELSLAFRAALSDPEFRNYIATDRILWHFIPPAAPHFGGLWEAGVKSRPIAPLSDSLDEYDGLTPGHFIIGSAITAVPEPSLLTINENRLSRWQRVRQMHERFWKLWSSDYVNTLQRRQKWRNPQQSLKIGQLVLLRNASLPPGKWELGRITQCHPGADECVRVVTVKTAASEFKRPIVKLCVLPVDCEATSP, translated from the exons ATGTACCGTCAAATTCTTGTTGACGCGCGCGACTTGATCTATCAGCACATTTTGTGGCAACTCGATCCCGAGGGTTCGCTGATCGACTTCGAGTTACTCACCCTGACTTATGGAATGGCGTGTGCTCCTTTCCTCGCGTTACGTGTCATTAAACAACTGGCCTCCGATGAAGGGTCCCGATTTCCGCGAGCCGCTTTGATCCTCCTCGAGAAAATCTACGTCGACGACGTTGTCTTCGGAGACGACGATCCCGAGATCTTGCGACAGATCCGCGATCAGCTCATCGAGCTGTTACGTCGAGGAGGATTTGAATTGCGAAAATGGGCCAGCAACGCACAG GTAGCATTGTCGTTCCCTGCCGAGCCTCCGTCGACGAAACGATCCATTCTGTCCAACATTGCAAAGATCTATGATCCGCTCGGGTGGGTGACTCCTGTCACCATCACCGCCAAAATCCTCATGCAGCAACTGTGGCGTGAGAAGATCGAGTGGGATGCGGGCGTTCCCGAGCCGCTCCTGACTCGATGGCGACAAATTTATTCGAAGTTGTCCGCCCTCCACGATGTGAAGCTCGTCCGCTGGAATTCTTTAGGCCCGGACGTCGTTCAGTCGGAGCTGCACGGATTCGCTGACGCCTCTAACGTCGCTTACGCTGCCGTCGTATATTTGCGTACTGTCGACCGCTCCGGCGCCGTGACTGTGACGCTCCTGGCCGCCAAGTCAAGGGTCGCTCCGCTGAAGACTCTCACCGTTCCGCGGTTGGAACTTTCCGCCGCTGTTCTCCTCTCGAAACTGCTGCGTTTCGTTC TTGTTCTGGCCTGGCTGTGCACCCATCCATCGCGGTGGAAAACATTCGTCGCGAACCGCGCTGCGGAGATCCAGTCTCATTTGCCCGGAGTCAAATGGCGGCATGTGCCGACCGCGGAGAATCCGGCGGACTGCGCCTCTCGCGGACTCCTCGGCGATGAGCTGATTCCTCACCCGCTGTGGTGGCGCGGGCCTCCGTGGTTGCATCGCGGGGTCGACACATGGTCTGAGACCGACGCGTCGTTCGCGGAAACTGAACCTCTCGAGGCAAAGCCCACCTGTCTTCATGCAAATGAGGCAATCGACTCGTCGGAGATCGCTTCACGCTTCTCGTCTTGGCCAAAATTGATCCGGGTCACCGCTTATATATTCCGATTCATCGCGAGGTGCCGACGAGCCGCCGTTAATCCACCGGATTGTTCAAGTCTCGCGCTCTCCGGTTCGGAATGTCTCGCAGCGAGAACATTTTGGCTTCGTCGCGTCCAGGCTGAGATTTTTTCGACCGAGATATCGTCTCTGAAGGCGAACCGCGGCCTCTCGCCGAAGAGTCCGATTCTCGCTCTTAGCCCTTTTCTTGATCGGGACGGGTTGCTTCGCGTTGGTGGGCGGTTGAGTCGCGCTCCGATACCATTTAACATGCAACATCCTCTTCTTCTCGCATCGCATCCGATCGCTCGGCTCATTGTCGACCAGGCTCACAAGAGATCGCTTCACGCCGGTGTACAGCTCACGATGAGCACATTGCGAAGGGAATTCTGGATCATCCACGCGCGAAGCTTCGTTCGATCCATTCTTGCCAAATGCGTTATTTGCGCTCGAGAACGTGCGGCTGTTCCGTCACAATTAATGGGAGACCTTCCGGCTGTCCGCGTATCCGCCCCTGCTCGTTGTTTTTTGCACGTTGGACTGGATTACGCCGGCCCGGTTCTCACACGCGCATCACCTGGCCGCGGAATAGCGACGCGCAAATCATACATCGTTTTGTTTATTTGTCTGGCCACGCGAGCCATTCACTTAGACTCGGTGTCGGATTATTCGACGTCGGCCTTTTTGGCTGCATTTTCTCGATTCTGCTCGCGACGAGGGCTTCCAGCCTCAATTTACTCAGACAACGGCACTACATTTGTCGGGGCGGATCGCGAATTATCGCTTGCGTTCCGTGCTGCGCTTAGTGATCCAGAATTCCGCAATTACATCGCCACCGATCGCATTTTATGGCATTTCATCCCTCCAGCTGCTCCTCACTTTGGAGGACTGTGGGAGGCTGGCGTGAAAAGC CGTCCGATTGCGCCGCTCAGTGACTCGCTCGACGAATACGACGGTCTCACCCCCGGGCATTTCATAATCGGGTCCGCGATCACCGCGGTCCCCGAGCCGTCGCTGCTGACCATCAACGAGAACCGTCTTTCCCGATGGCAACGAGTTCGCCAGATGCACGAGCGTTTCTGGAAGTTATGGTCTTCCGATTACGTAAACACGCTCCAGCGACGACAAAAATGGAGAAATCCGCAACAATCCTTGAAAATCGGTCAGCTGGTGCTTCTCCGGAACGCTTCGTTGCCACCGGGAAAGTGGGAATTGGGACGCATTACCCAATGTCATCCCGGCGCGGACGAATGCGTTCGCGTAGTGACTGTCAAGACGGCAGCCTCTGAATTTAAACGACCAATTGTCAAACTGTGCGTCCTGCCTGTCGACTGCGAGGCAACTTCGCCTTAA